Proteins encoded within one genomic window of Nordella sp. HKS 07:
- a CDS encoding methylenetetrahydrofolate reductase has translation MNMFSRLKVEAGDMPALVAAFLTRLSIEITPKQIEKVGLLKERLPQGTRVYVALIDPADLPHQIDAVATIRAAGLEPVPHVPARFVRDQADLDHRLEAFAERGQVRQALVLGGGAPHPLGSYDAAIQLLETGLFQKHGIAKIGVAGHPEGNPDIAKARGEEALVSALREKQAYLSAHDIEGYIATQFLFEAAPVAYWASTLREAGVTLPIHVGVPGPATIKTLVKYAAVCGVGNSARFIRKQALNVTKLLTVSSPDAFVENLAKLHFEKPELGISGPHLYPFGGFDKLLDWVSSRTP, from the coding sequence GATCACGCCCAAACAGATCGAGAAGGTCGGCCTGCTGAAGGAGCGGCTGCCGCAGGGCACCCGCGTCTATGTGGCCTTGATCGACCCGGCGGATCTTCCCCACCAGATCGACGCCGTCGCCACCATAAGGGCTGCCGGGCTCGAGCCCGTGCCGCATGTCCCGGCCCGTTTCGTGCGCGACCAGGCCGATCTCGACCACCGCCTCGAGGCCTTCGCCGAGCGCGGACAGGTGCGCCAGGCGCTTGTGCTCGGCGGCGGCGCGCCGCACCCATTGGGCAGCTATGACGCGGCGATTCAGCTCCTCGAAACCGGTCTCTTCCAGAAGCACGGCATCGCCAAGATCGGCGTCGCCGGCCATCCGGAAGGCAATCCCGACATCGCCAAGGCCCGCGGCGAGGAAGCCCTGGTCAGCGCCTTGCGCGAGAAGCAGGCCTATCTATCCGCCCACGACATCGAAGGCTATATCGCCACCCAGTTCCTCTTCGAGGCCGCACCGGTCGCCTATTGGGCAAGCACTTTGCGCGAAGCGGGGGTTACACTGCCGATCCACGTCGGCGTGCCGGGTCCGGCGACGATCAAGACGCTCGTCAAATATGCCGCCGTATGCGGCGTCGGCAATTCCGCCCGCTTCATCCGCAAACAGGCGCTGAACGTCACCAAGCTGTTGACCGTGTCGAGCCCCGACGCCTTTGTCGAGAACCTGGCCAAGCTCCATTTCGAGAAGCCGGAGCTCGGCATTTCAGGACCGCATCTCTACCCCTTCGGCGGCTTCGACAAGCTGCTAGACTGGGTGTCTTCCCGGACGCCGTGA
- a CDS encoding OFA family MFS transporter produces MGTRMPERAPNRWLVATACTILQLCLGTVHAWSYFQPLLVEQFRWSNTATAWAFSLNICCLGLSAAWGGINLARIGPRKLAVAGGILFAAGYAIAALALAVESLPLFYLGYGAISGIGIGLGYVTPMTTVIKWFPDRRGQLTGIVAMGFGLVAFVLSVILAPILMHLVSGNLTLVFAALGAILGSVAIGSAAMMKNPPDGYLPSGLVPAAQKETQSEGPYARAEQEADLPLSEYLLAGQYAIMWFVFFLNIMAGISIISFLSPLYQDIWRLDHPGLERTVLAGYGATLIAVSSLFNGVGRIAWGALSERLGRLNTFRVLFATQLIVFGLLMTEHNPWVFAVLVCYVLSCFGGGFAIMPSMVSDVYGTKRMSRLYGVILTAWSAAGVAGPLMVASIKDSYPDRAVIYAFLLNIVVLGVAFTFSFLLNDERFVPRRILFQVFAAAKPVAGKGEGPARD; encoded by the coding sequence ATGGGCACGCGCATGCCGGAACGCGCGCCCAACCGGTGGCTGGTCGCCACCGCCTGCACGATTCTGCAGCTCTGTCTCGGCACCGTCCATGCCTGGAGCTATTTCCAGCCCCTCCTGGTGGAACAGTTTCGCTGGAGCAATACCGCTACCGCCTGGGCCTTCAGCCTGAATATCTGCTGCCTCGGACTATCCGCGGCCTGGGGCGGGATCAATCTTGCCAGGATCGGGCCCCGCAAGCTGGCGGTTGCCGGCGGCATTCTCTTCGCGGCGGGCTACGCGATCGCGGCGCTTGCACTGGCGGTCGAGAGTCTCCCGCTTTTCTATCTGGGCTATGGCGCCATCAGTGGCATCGGTATCGGCCTTGGCTATGTGACGCCGATGACGACCGTCATCAAATGGTTTCCCGACAGGCGAGGACAACTGACCGGCATTGTCGCCATGGGATTCGGGCTGGTCGCGTTCGTCCTCAGTGTCATACTGGCGCCGATCCTGATGCACCTCGTCTCCGGGAACCTGACTTTGGTCTTTGCGGCGCTCGGCGCCATTCTCGGCTCGGTCGCCATCGGCTCCGCGGCGATGATGAAGAACCCTCCGGATGGCTATCTCCCCTCGGGGCTGGTGCCGGCCGCGCAAAAGGAAACCCAGAGTGAAGGTCCCTATGCGCGGGCGGAGCAGGAAGCCGACCTGCCGCTCAGCGAATATCTGCTGGCCGGCCAATATGCGATCATGTGGTTCGTCTTCTTCCTCAACATAATGGCCGGCATCTCGATCATCAGCTTTCTCTCGCCGTTGTACCAGGATATCTGGCGGCTCGATCACCCGGGCCTGGAACGGACCGTCCTCGCCGGCTATGGCGCCACGCTGATCGCCGTCAGTTCTCTCTTCAACGGCGTCGGGCGCATCGCCTGGGGCGCCCTCTCGGAACGGCTCGGCCGCCTCAACACCTTTCGTGTCCTGTTCGCCACGCAGCTGATCGTGTTCGGCCTCCTGATGACGGAGCACAATCCGTGGGTCTTCGCCGTTCTCGTATGCTATGTGCTGAGCTGCTTCGGCGGCGGCTTCGCGATCATGCCGTCGATGGTCTCCGATGTTTACGGAACCAAGCGCATGTCGCGGCTCTACGGCGTCATCCTCACCGCCTGGTCGGCCGCCGGCGTGGCCGGTCCTCTGATGGTCGCCAGCATCAAGGACAGCTATCCGGATCGCGCCGTCATCTATGCGTTCCTGCTCAACATCGTGGTGCTCGGTGTCGCCTTCACCTTCAGTTTTCTGCTGAATGACGAACGATTCGTACCACGGCGTATCCTGTTTCAGGTCTTCGCCGCAGCGAAGCCTGTGGCGGGCAAGGGCGAAGGACCCGCGAGGGATTAG
- a CDS encoding ABC transporter substrate-binding protein, which produces MRPILALSLLALVVFLHNPAFAQQGSTAAPEGGQPGDGQSEIRLGMSADFSASARALSIELYRGAMAYLTQVNEAGGVQGRRVVITAYDDKYQPDLAIRNTLRLMKENVFALFSYVGTPTMIRTLPLLRMRQGEHFLLFFPFTGADASRVPPYDMFSFNLRASYDQETKGLVDHFVAAGRTRIAVFYQADAYGRTGWAGVRKALAGHGLEIAGEATYRRGSPYDQSYDGQVAVMERLKPDAIICIGTYPACAGFVRNMRDRDVDAPVATISFVGSDAMLRLLSDAEQKSGKDYTSRLVSSQVVPSYQDDAMPVVREYRAAMDRYGDAIMPPDSLLYPGGKTPESEYAPLPYSFVSFEGYLNARMFVAILQRMCANPKRSDLAQAALSMGEFDPGLGQKLFFGAAADRRQASDQVYYTVVRGGQFVPLRVDEWEAWLKR; this is translated from the coding sequence TTGAGACCGATCCTCGCGCTGAGCCTCCTGGCTCTTGTCGTGTTTCTCCACAATCCTGCCTTCGCGCAGCAAGGATCGACGGCGGCTCCTGAAGGTGGCCAGCCGGGTGACGGCCAAAGTGAAATCCGCCTCGGCATGTCGGCAGATTTTTCGGCGAGTGCGCGGGCGCTCAGCATCGAGCTCTATCGCGGCGCCATGGCCTATCTGACCCAGGTCAACGAGGCTGGCGGCGTCCAAGGCCGGCGCGTCGTGATCACGGCCTATGACGACAAATACCAGCCCGATCTCGCGATCCGCAACACGCTGAGGTTGATGAAGGAAAACGTCTTCGCGCTGTTCTCCTATGTCGGCACGCCGACCATGATCCGCACCCTGCCGCTTCTGCGGATGCGCCAGGGCGAGCATTTCCTGCTGTTCTTCCCCTTCACCGGGGCCGATGCGAGCCGAGTTCCGCCCTATGACATGTTCAGCTTCAATCTGCGCGCTTCATACGACCAGGAGACCAAGGGGCTCGTCGATCACTTCGTCGCCGCAGGCCGGACCCGCATCGCGGTGTTTTATCAGGCGGACGCCTATGGCCGCACGGGATGGGCCGGCGTGCGCAAGGCTTTGGCCGGGCACGGCCTCGAGATCGCCGGCGAAGCCACTTACCGGCGTGGCTCGCCCTATGATCAGAGCTACGATGGCCAGGTGGCGGTGATGGAGCGCCTCAAGCCCGACGCCATCATCTGTATCGGCACTTATCCAGCCTGCGCCGGGTTCGTCCGCAACATGCGCGACAGAGATGTCGATGCTCCGGTTGCGACGATCTCGTTCGTCGGCAGCGACGCCATGCTCAGGCTCCTGTCCGATGCCGAGCAGAAATCCGGCAAGGACTATACTTCCCGGCTGGTGAGCTCCCAGGTCGTGCCGAGCTATCAGGACGACGCGATGCCGGTCGTGCGTGAATACCGCGCGGCGATGGACCGCTATGGCGATGCCATCATGCCACCCGACTCCCTGCTCTATCCAGGGGGAAAGACCCCGGAATCGGAATATGCGCCCCTTCCGTACAGCTTCGTCAGCTTCGAGGGCTATCTGAACGCCAGGATGTTCGTCGCGATCCTGCAGCGGATGTGCGCCAACCCAAAGCGCTCCGATCTGGCGCAAGCCGCGCTGAGCATGGGCGAATTCGATCCGGGCCTTGGACAGAAGCTTTTCTTCGGCGCCGCCGCGGACCGGCGCCAGGCCTCGGACCAAGTCTACTATACCGTTGTCCGGGGCGGCCAGTTCGTGCCTTTGCGGGTGGATGAATGGGAGGCTTGGCTGAAACGATGA
- a CDS encoding sarcosine oxidase subunit gamma, protein MSDAQFESALQSREKPTGLSVELRERTSRGMIDLRGLPDDPQFMAAVKQTLTLDLPTAPRTSTAWGDIQALWLSTDQWLILCPRARTEELLSALRQALQGIHSFAVDVSDMRTIIRLEGDQARPLLLKGSSLDLLSADYEAGTVRRLRFAEIAALLHIVSQKPDVIDLYVFRSYADYAWDWLLANGRVVAEVRQFGKQASPAV, encoded by the coding sequence ATGTCTGACGCCCAGTTCGAAAGCGCGCTGCAATCGCGCGAGAAGCCGACCGGTCTGAGCGTCGAGCTGCGCGAGAGAACCAGCCGCGGCATGATCGATCTCAGAGGGCTGCCGGACGATCCGCAATTCATGGCGGCCGTCAAGCAGACACTGACCCTCGATCTGCCGACGGCGCCGCGGACGAGCACCGCCTGGGGCGACATTCAGGCGCTTTGGCTCTCAACCGACCAGTGGCTCATCCTGTGCCCGAGAGCCAGGACGGAGGAACTTCTGTCCGCCCTGCGCCAGGCGCTTCAGGGCATCCACTCCTTCGCCGTCGATGTATCCGACATGCGCACGATCATCCGGCTCGAGGGCGATCAGGCGCGCCCCCTTCTCCTCAAGGGCTCGTCGCTCGATCTGCTGTCGGCCGATTACGAGGCCGGAACAGTCCGCCGCCTGCGTTTCGCCGAGATCGCCGCCCTGCTCCATATTGTGAGCCAGAAACCGGATGTGATCGACCTCTATGTCTTCCGCTCCTACGCCGACTATGCGTGGGACTGGCTTCTCGCCAATGGCCGGGTGGTCGCGGAAGTGCGCCAATTCGGGAAACAGGCTTCCCCGGCGGTGTGA
- a CDS encoding sarcosine oxidase subunit alpha family protein: MTGKPYRLPKGGRLINRAMKVSFTFDGLTMTGYQGDTLAAAVLANGQRVFGRSFKYHRPRGVVGLGSEEMNALVGVGEGSRHEPNLRATQVELHDGLVAVSQNRWPSLKFDIGALNSRISRFIPGGFYYKTFMWPQAFWKHVYEPMIRRAAGLGKAPEGRDPDTYEHMHAHCDVLVIGAGVAGLAAAEAAQASGARVIICDESTRFGGMADLSTGMIDGAPQLDWVRSRAELLANADNVQVMTRTTAVGHWHHNHVMLFERVADHDPALLAKGTPRHRLWKVRAKEVILATGALERPIAFANNDRPGIMLATAARGLVERYGVSPGMKGVVFTNNDDAYLTALSLKRAGSNVAAIIDVRQGTDSAGARDARNAGIEIIPGHAIAGVESGYGGLGLNGVKIAPWRKGQGRVVNESRIACDFVAMSGGFNPVVNLWCHNGGKLTFDSGLQSFRPGKHHDRIQAVGAANGTMDLSVALAEGYAAGETAVKAAAPTAARPKAESAPQKPLEPIWFSPATGKYNEGNKHFIDFQNDVTAADLELAQREGYESVEHTKRYTTFGMATDQGKTSNLNGLGVLAEATGRKIPEIGITTFRPPYTPFSFGAIAGALTKKLFLPIRRTPIYRWHQAQNAHFEPVGQWRRAYTYPRAGEDKHAAINREILAVRRKVGLLDASTLGKIEIKGPDAAEFLDRIYTNMFSTLKVGRCRYGLMMNELGFLIDDGVSVRLADDHFLMHTTSGGADRIAAWLEEWLQTEWTHYRVFVTPVTEQWAQFAIAGPKAREVLSKLGPDFDISAEGFPHMAMKEGRLGAYPVRLYRISFSGELSYEVATPAHFGRGLWDTILAAGAEFGIEAYGTEALHVLRAEKGYIVVGDETDGTVTPFDVGLDGLVSKKKADFIGKRSLDQSFLRSAGRKQLVGLLTEDPKDVLPDGAYAVRAVKDKPPMDMIGQVTSTYYSPTLDRSIAMALIENGRSRMGETLSFPLEGKVVKAKITDPVFYDKEGSRQNV; encoded by the coding sequence ATGACCGGCAAGCCCTATCGCCTGCCCAAGGGCGGCCGCCTGATCAATCGCGCCATGAAGGTGAGCTTCACCTTCGACGGTCTGACCATGACCGGCTATCAGGGCGACACGCTCGCGGCTGCCGTTCTCGCCAACGGCCAGCGCGTCTTCGGCCGGAGCTTCAAATATCATCGCCCGCGCGGCGTCGTAGGCCTGGGCTCCGAAGAGATGAATGCGCTGGTGGGCGTGGGCGAAGGATCGCGCCACGAGCCCAATCTGCGCGCCACCCAGGTCGAGCTCCATGACGGCCTCGTCGCGGTCAGTCAGAACCGCTGGCCGTCGCTCAAGTTCGACATCGGCGCCCTCAACAGCAGAATCTCCCGCTTCATCCCGGGCGGCTTCTACTACAAGACCTTCATGTGGCCGCAGGCCTTCTGGAAGCATGTCTATGAGCCGATGATCCGGCGCGCCGCCGGCCTCGGCAAGGCGCCGGAAGGCCGCGACCCGGATACCTACGAGCATATGCATGCCCATTGCGACGTGCTGGTGATCGGCGCCGGCGTGGCCGGTCTCGCGGCGGCCGAAGCGGCGCAAGCGTCCGGCGCCCGGGTCATCATCTGCGACGAAAGTACGCGTTTCGGCGGCATGGCCGACCTTTCCACCGGCATGATCGACGGCGCGCCGCAGCTCGACTGGGTCAGAAGCCGCGCCGAACTCCTCGCCAATGCAGACAATGTCCAGGTGATGACGCGAACCACGGCGGTCGGCCACTGGCATCACAATCATGTCATGCTGTTCGAGCGCGTCGCCGATCACGATCCCGCACTTCTCGCCAAGGGCACGCCGCGCCATCGCCTGTGGAAGGTGCGCGCCAAGGAGGTGATCCTGGCGACCGGCGCGCTCGAGCGTCCCATCGCTTTCGCCAACAACGACCGGCCGGGCATCATGCTCGCCACCGCGGCGCGCGGCCTCGTCGAACGCTACGGCGTGTCGCCCGGCATGAAGGGGGTCGTCTTCACCAACAACGACGATGCCTATCTGACCGCGCTTTCGCTGAAGCGCGCCGGCTCGAATGTCGCCGCGATCATCGATGTACGCCAGGGCACCGACAGTGCCGGGGCGCGCGACGCGCGCAATGCCGGCATCGAAATCATTCCGGGACATGCGATTGCCGGTGTCGAGAGCGGCTATGGCGGCTTGGGCCTCAACGGCGTCAAGATCGCGCCGTGGCGCAAGGGCCAGGGCCGCGTCGTCAATGAAAGCCGCATCGCTTGCGATTTCGTCGCCATGTCGGGCGGATTCAATCCGGTGGTCAATCTGTGGTGCCACAATGGCGGCAAGCTCACTTTCGACAGCGGGCTGCAGAGCTTCAGGCCCGGCAAGCATCATGACCGCATCCAGGCGGTTGGCGCGGCCAACGGCACGATGGATTTGTCCGTGGCGCTCGCCGAAGGCTATGCCGCCGGCGAAACGGCAGTGAAGGCGGCCGCGCCCACGGCAGCCCGGCCCAAGGCCGAGTCCGCTCCGCAGAAGCCTCTCGAGCCGATCTGGTTCTCGCCTGCCACGGGCAAATACAATGAAGGCAACAAGCACTTCATCGATTTCCAGAACGATGTGACCGCCGCCGATCTCGAGCTCGCCCAGCGCGAAGGCTATGAATCGGTCGAGCATACCAAGCGCTATACGACCTTCGGCATGGCGACCGACCAAGGCAAGACGTCCAACCTGAACGGGCTCGGCGTGCTCGCCGAGGCGACCGGCAGGAAGATTCCCGAGATCGGCATCACCACGTTCCGCCCGCCCTATACGCCCTTTTCCTTCGGCGCGATCGCGGGCGCGCTCACAAAGAAGCTGTTCCTCCCCATAAGGCGCACACCGATCTACCGCTGGCATCAGGCGCAGAACGCGCATTTCGAGCCGGTCGGGCAATGGCGGCGCGCCTATACCTATCCGCGCGCCGGCGAGGACAAGCACGCCGCGATCAACCGCGAGATTCTGGCCGTGCGCCGCAAGGTCGGCCTGCTCGACGCATCGACGCTCGGCAAGATCGAGATCAAGGGGCCGGACGCCGCCGAGTTCCTCGACCGCATCTATACGAACATGTTCTCGACCTTGAAGGTCGGGCGTTGCCGCTATGGGCTCATGATGAACGAGCTCGGTTTCCTCATCGATGACGGCGTCTCGGTACGCCTCGCCGACGACCATTTCCTGATGCACACGACCTCGGGCGGCGCCGACCGCATCGCCGCCTGGCTCGAGGAATGGCTGCAGACGGAATGGACGCACTACCGGGTCTTCGTCACGCCGGTCACCGAGCAATGGGCGCAGTTCGCCATCGCCGGGCCCAAGGCGCGCGAAGTGCTCTCGAAGCTCGGTCCCGATTTCGACATCTCGGCCGAGGGCTTCCCGCATATGGCCATGAAGGAAGGCAGGCTCGGCGCCTATCCGGTGCGCCTCTATCGCATAAGCTTCTCGGGCGAGCTTTCCTATGAGGTGGCCACGCCCGCTCATTTCGGCCGCGGCCTGTGGGACACCATCCTTGCCGCCGGCGCCGAATTCGGCATCGAGGCCTATGGCACGGAAGCGCTGCATGTGCTGCGCGCCGAGAAGGGCTACATCGTCGTCGGCGACGAGACCGACGGCACGGTGACGCCTTTCGATGTCGGCCTCGACGGGCTGGTTTCCAAGAAGAAGGCGGATTTCATCGGCAAGCGCTCGCTCGACCAGTCCTTCCTCAGAAGCGCCGGGCGCAAGCAGCTGGTCGGCCTCCTGACCGAGGATCCGAAGGACGTCCTGCCCGACGGCGCCTATGCGGTCAGGGCCGTCAAGGACAAGCCGCCGATGGACATGATCGGCCAGGTCACCTCGACCTATTATTCACCCACCCTCGACCGCTCGATCGCCATGGCGCTGATCGAGAATGGCCGCAGCCGGATGGGCGAGACACTGTCCTTCCCGCTCGAAGGCAAGGTGGTGAAAGCGAAGATCACCGATCCGGTCTTCTACGACAAGGAAGGGAGCCGCCAGAATGTCTGA
- a CDS encoding sarcosine oxidase subunit delta — MLIVHCPVCGAEGDETDFHYGGEAHVARPATRDPADVSDAQQRDYLFMRHNPKGLHFERWRCDRGCGKWFHAARDTMTMEFKATYGIGELPPRELMKAATGEWAEFFKDKLAKGRKA; from the coding sequence ATGCTGATCGTTCATTGCCCGGTCTGCGGTGCCGAAGGCGACGAGACGGATTTTCACTATGGCGGGGAGGCTCATGTGGCGAGACCCGCCACGCGCGATCCCGCTGATGTCAGCGATGCCCAGCAGCGCGACTACCTGTTCATGCGGCATAATCCCAAGGGACTGCATTTCGAACGCTGGCGCTGCGACCGCGGCTGCGGCAAGTGGTTCCACGCGGCGCGCGACACGATGACCATGGAATTCAAGGCGACCTACGGGATCGGCGAATTGCCGCCGCGCGAGTTGATGAAAGCCGCGACCGGCGAGTGGGCCGAATTCTTCAAGGACAAGCTGGCAAAGGGACGTAAAGCATGA
- a CDS encoding sarcosine oxidase subunit beta family protein, producing MKSRYSIFSLARNAMNYHKDWERAWRSPTPKSEYDAVIVGAGGHGLATAYYLAKNHKLTNIAVVEKGWLGGGNTGRNTTIIRSNYLQDPSIAIYELARGLYEELSHDLNFNVMFSPRGVMMLCQTEHEFRAFKRTAHANRLAGLDCRMITPEEVKKIAPIINDDPNCRYPILGAYYQPRGGTGRHDAVAWGYARGADSLGVDIIQNCEVLSIRRDGAKVAGIETSKGFIKTKKVGVVTAGHVSTLVQTAGLRLPIESLCLQALVSEPIKPVLDCVIMANTVHGYLSQSDKGELVVGGGTDPYNNYSQRGSFPALEHTVTALVETFPIISRLRMLRMWGGIVDMTGDRSPIISKTDVEGLYVNCGWGTGGFKAIPGSGFVFADTMFNDRPHPIAEPFGLNRFLEGRLIDESVAAAVAH from the coding sequence ATGAAATCCCGCTACTCGATCTTTTCCCTCGCGCGCAACGCGATGAACTACCACAAGGACTGGGAACGCGCCTGGCGCAGCCCCACGCCCAAGTCGGAATATGACGCGGTGATCGTCGGCGCCGGCGGCCATGGCCTCGCCACCGCCTATTACCTGGCCAAGAATCACAAACTCACAAATATCGCGGTGGTCGAAAAAGGCTGGCTGGGCGGCGGCAATACCGGGCGCAATACCACCATTATCCGCTCGAACTATCTGCAGGACCCCTCGATCGCCATTTATGAGCTCGCCCGCGGGCTCTATGAGGAGCTTTCGCACGACCTCAATTTCAACGTGATGTTCTCGCCGCGCGGCGTGATGATGCTGTGCCAGACCGAGCACGAGTTCCGCGCCTTCAAGCGCACCGCCCATGCCAACCGGCTCGCCGGCCTGGACTGCCGGATGATCACGCCGGAAGAGGTGAAGAAGATCGCCCCCATCATCAATGACGATCCCAATTGCCGCTACCCCATTCTCGGCGCCTATTACCAGCCGCGCGGCGGCACCGGGCGTCATGACGCGGTGGCCTGGGGCTATGCCCGGGGCGCCGACAGCCTCGGCGTCGACATCATCCAGAATTGCGAAGTGCTTTCGATCCGTCGCGACGGGGCCAAGGTGGCCGGGATCGAGACCTCCAAGGGCTTCATCAAGACCAAGAAGGTCGGCGTCGTCACCGCCGGCCATGTCTCGACCCTCGTGCAGACGGCGGGCCTGCGCCTGCCGATCGAGAGCCTGTGTCTGCAGGCGCTGGTCTCGGAACCGATCAAGCCGGTGCTCGATTGCGTCATCATGGCGAATACCGTGCATGGTTACCTGAGCCAGTCCGACAAGGGCGAGCTGGTGGTGGGCGGCGGCACCGATCCCTACAACAATTATTCGCAGCGCGGCTCCTTCCCGGCGCTCGAGCACACGGTGACGGCGCTGGTCGAGACCTTCCCGATCATCTCGCGCTTGCGCATGCTGCGCATGTGGGGCGGCATCGTCGACATGACGGGCGACCGCTCGCCGATCATCAGCAAGACCGATGTGGAAGGCCTCTATGTCAATTGCGGCTGGGGCACCGGCGGCTTCAAGGCGATCCCGGGCTCGGGCTTCGTCTTCGCCGACACGATGTTCAACGACCGGCCACATCCGATCGCCGAGCCTTTCGGTCTCAACCGCTTCCTCGAAGGCCGACTGATCGACGAAAGCGTCGCCGCCGCGGTGGCGCATTAA
- the ccmI gene encoding c-type cytochrome biogenesis protein CcmI, with the protein MLNFLVFAVLAAAVVIALCWPVLKGRVAGPARADYDEAVFRDQLAELERDKARGLIGTAEAGAARNEIARRLIAAGRQAPQASPQGVGRWPVLAVAVTVPVAALGLYMALGAPGRPDLPLKQRLDNAIANNDVRALMAKAEAHLAEQPDDLRGWEVLAPLYRGTERYEDAAKAFGNILRLKGANAETYADYGEMLVFANAGLVPKEAAAAFAEALKLDVKLPKARFYAGLALKQDGKAGEALAVWQGLLADTKPTDSWKNALEAQIASLSPGAPQLSDEQVAATENMSPEDREKMIRGMVDGLEERLKSAPADLDGWQRLIRARAVLGEMDKARAAYTSAQAQFKDDSQAMSALAQSAKQLGIE; encoded by the coding sequence ATGCTGAATTTCCTTGTATTTGCGGTACTTGCGGCAGCCGTCGTGATCGCCCTGTGCTGGCCCGTCCTGAAGGGGCGCGTCGCCGGGCCGGCGCGCGCCGACTATGACGAGGCCGTCTTCCGCGACCAGCTCGCCGAGCTCGAGCGTGACAAGGCCAGGGGCCTGATCGGTACTGCCGAAGCCGGGGCCGCCCGCAATGAGATCGCGCGCCGCCTGATCGCCGCTGGCCGGCAGGCGCCCCAGGCCAGCCCCCAGGGTGTGGGCAGATGGCCGGTTTTGGCGGTGGCTGTGACCGTCCCTGTGGCAGCACTTGGTCTCTATATGGCGCTTGGCGCCCCGGGCAGACCCGATCTGCCGCTCAAGCAGCGTCTCGACAATGCGATCGCCAATAACGACGTCCGGGCGCTGATGGCAAAGGCCGAGGCGCATCTGGCCGAGCAGCCGGACGATCTGCGCGGCTGGGAGGTTCTCGCACCTCTCTATCGCGGCACTGAGCGCTATGAGGACGCGGCGAAGGCATTCGGGAACATTCTGCGTCTCAAGGGAGCGAATGCCGAAACCTATGCCGACTATGGCGAGATGCTGGTTTTCGCCAATGCCGGCCTTGTCCCCAAGGAGGCGGCGGCGGCTTTCGCCGAGGCCCTGAAGCTTGACGTTAAGTTGCCCAAGGCCCGCTTTTATGCCGGCCTGGCCTTGAAGCAGGACGGCAAGGCGGGTGAGGCCCTGGCGGTCTGGCAGGGGCTGCTCGCCGATACGAAGCCGACAGACAGCTGGAAAAATGCCCTCGAGGCGCAGATCGCGTCCCTGTCGCCGGGCGCGCCTCAGCTCTCCGACGAGCAGGTGGCGGCGACCGAGAATATGAGCCCTGAAGATCGCGAAAAAATGATCCGAGGCATGGTTGACGGCCTGGAGGAGCGCCTTAAATCGGCCCCTGCCGATCTCGACGGCTGGCAGCGCCTTATTAGGGCGCGCGCCGTTTTGGGTGAGATGGACAAGGCGCGCGCGGCGTATACTTCCGCGCAGGCGCAATTCAAGGATGACAGCCAGGCGATGTCCGCATTGGCTCAGTCGGCGAAGCAGCTGGGTATCGAATAA
- the ccmE gene encoding cytochrome c maturation protein CcmE: MTPRSSRKQKRAAVILAGLAVLAIAAGIVLYALKDTIVFFYTPSEIAEKNVQTGQRFRLGGLVEAGSVVKGDGMTVRFAVTDTIKSVTVEYKGQLPDLFREGQGVVTEGKLDASGNFVADTVLAKHDENYMPKDVADRLKEKGVWKEGKGAGS; the protein is encoded by the coding sequence ATGACGCCCCGTAGTTCCCGGAAGCAGAAGCGCGCCGCGGTGATCCTGGCGGGCCTCGCCGTCCTCGCCATTGCCGCCGGCATTGTGCTTTATGCGCTCAAGGACACGATCGTCTTCTTCTATACGCCGAGCGAGATCGCCGAAAAGAACGTCCAGACCGGCCAGCGTTTCCGCCTGGGCGGTCTCGTTGAGGCGGGCAGCGTCGTCAAGGGCGACGGCATGACCGTGCGCTTCGCGGTCACCGACACCATCAAGTCGGTCACGGTCGAATATAAGGGCCAGCTGCCCGATCTCTTCCGCGAGGGCCAGGGCGTCGTTACCGAAGGCAAGCTCGACGCGTCGGGCAACTTCGTCGCCGACACGGTGCTCGCCAAGCATGATGAAAACTATATGCCGAAGGACGTCGCCGACCGCCTGAAGGAAAAGGGCGTGTGGAAGGAAGGCAAGGGGGCCGGATCATGA